The Prinia subflava isolate CZ2003 ecotype Zambia chromosome 5, Cam_Psub_1.2, whole genome shotgun sequence genome window below encodes:
- the LOC134550903 gene encoding proteoglycan 3-like isoform X2: MWPCLLLALALLGTVPASHPEGPPVPPLCPAAPRQLQGVPTGETPHLRYVVVKKLRTYSGAQQYCQKVYQGQLASVHSSARNQELQKLAQTYKIFISPWIGAVTSYKTGKWESCWEDSSPWNYANWAPSQPFHVVTTCTTLSIRDGLWRSRFCIQLRPFICQY, from the exons ATgtggccctgcctgctgctcgCTCTGGCCCTCCTGGgcactgtccctgccagccACCCTG AGGGACCCCCAGTCCCCCcactctgccctgcagccccccgcCAGCTCCAGGGGGTCCCCACTGGTGAAACCCCCCATCTGCGGTACGTCGTGGTGAAGAAGCTGCGCACCTATTCGGGCGCCCAG CAATACTGCCAGAAGGTGTACCAGGGCCAGCTGGCCTCAGTGCACAGCAGTGCCCGcaaccaggagctgcagaaactGGCACAAACCTACAAGATCTTCATCTCACCCTGGATTGGAGCTGTCACCAGCTACAAG ACAGGGAAGTGGGAGTCCTGCTGGGAGGACTCCAGCCCCTGGAACTACGCGAACTGGGCGCCCAGCCAGCCCTTTCACGTTGTCACCACCTGCACCACCCTCAGCATCCGAG atGGGCTCTGGCGAAGCCGCTTCTGCATCCAGCTGCGCCCCTTCATCTGCCAGTACTga
- the LOC134550905 gene encoding bone marrow proteoglycan-like isoform X2, with protein sequence MWPCLLIALALLGTVPISRSALSSPVVEDEEDMTGLEVPEEYSKCLGASDKQALGVPSMPGTATCRYVVISRCRSFHHAQHICARRFHGRLASIHDSRTNTFLLLLARQQCRAGQVWIGAVSQPAIPIPSCHWTDHSPWNYSRWVPGHPLPGRRFCTALCTNNGLWRSVRCKSRLPFICEI encoded by the exons atgTGGCCCTGCCTGCTGattgccctggccctgctgggcacAGTTCCCATCAGCCGCTCTG CCCTTTCCAGCCCTGTggtggaggatgaggaggatatgacagggctggaggtgcctgAGGAGTACAGTAAGTGCCTGGGGGCCAGTGACAAGCAGGCACTTGGTGTCCCCAGCATGCCCGGCACCGCCACCTGCCGCTACGTTGTCATCTCCCGCTGCCGAAGCTTCCACCATGCGcag CACATCTGTGCCCGACGCTTCCACGGTCGCTTGGCCTCGATCCACGACTCCCGCACCAacaccttcctgctgctcctggcgcGCCAGCAGTGCAGGGCCGGCCAGGTCTGGATCGGTGCCGTCAGCCAGCCCGCT ATTCCAATCCCAAGCTGCCACTGGACGGACCATAGCCCCTGGAACTACAGCCGGTGGGTGCCGGGGCACCCCCTGCCCGGCCGCCGCTTCTGCACCGCCCTCTGCACCAACA ATGGGCTCTGGAGGAGTGTGCGCTGCAAGAGCCGGCTGCCCTTCATCTGCGAGATATGA
- the LOC134550903 gene encoding proteoglycan 3-like isoform X1 has product MWPCLLLALALLGTVPASHPEGPPVPPLCPAAPRQLQGVPTGETPHLRYVVVKKLRTYSGAQQYCQKVYQGQLASVHSSARNQELQKLAQTYKIFISPWIGAVTSYKTGKWESCWEDSSPWNYANWAPSQPFHVVTTCTTLSIRGKATHPLCPGLGGAGEGSTGYWGVAGTLGGYYGQGATGH; this is encoded by the exons ATgtggccctgcctgctgctcgCTCTGGCCCTCCTGGgcactgtccctgccagccACCCTG AGGGACCCCCAGTCCCCCcactctgccctgcagccccccgcCAGCTCCAGGGGGTCCCCACTGGTGAAACCCCCCATCTGCGGTACGTCGTGGTGAAGAAGCTGCGCACCTATTCGGGCGCCCAG CAATACTGCCAGAAGGTGTACCAGGGCCAGCTGGCCTCAGTGCACAGCAGTGCCCGcaaccaggagctgcagaaactGGCACAAACCTACAAGATCTTCATCTCACCCTGGATTGGAGCTGTCACCAGCTACAAG ACAGGGAAGTGGGAGTCCTGCTGGGAGGACTCCAGCCCCTGGAACTACGCGAACTGGGCGCCCAGCCAGCCCTTTCACGTTGTCACCACCTGCACCACCCTCAGCATCCGAGGTAAGGCCACCCACCCACTGTGTCCAGGCTtggggggtgctggggaggggagcacAGGTTACTGGGGCGTTGCAGGAACACTGGGAGGGTACTATGGACAGGGGGCTACAGGGCACTGA
- the LOC134550905 gene encoding bone marrow proteoglycan-like isoform X1: protein MNWAQEVVGTGGLGSVGVALGTGHRVALGMVEGQWGYGGGSEGTWGGQGDAGAGRRLVGVSPGWPRVMGLWDLPRVLVVSPVSLCHVALPADCPGPAGHSSHQPLCPVVEDEEDMTGLEVPEEYSKCLGASDKQALGVPSMPGTATCRYVVISRCRSFHHAQHICARRFHGRLASIHDSRTNTFLLLLARQQCRAGQVWIGAVSQPAIPIPSCHWTDHSPWNYSRWVPGHPLPGRRFCTALCTNNGLWRSVRCKSRLPFICEI, encoded by the exons ATGAACTGGGCACAGGAGGTGGTGGGTACAGGAGGGCTGGGGTCTGtaggggtggcactggggacagggcacagggtgGCACTTGGGATGGTGGAGGGACAGTGGGGGTATGGGGGTGGTTCtgaggggacatggggaggaCAGGGTGATGCGGGGGCTGGCAGACGGCTTgtgggggtgtccccagggtggccAAGGGTGATGGGGCTCTGGGATCTCCCAAGGGTGCTAgtggtgtccccagtgtccctgtgccatgTGGCCCTGCCTGCTGattgccctggccctgctgggcacAGTTCCCATCAGCCGCTCTG CCCTGTggtggaggatgaggaggatatgacagggctggaggtgcctgAGGAGTACAGTAAGTGCCTGGGGGCCAGTGACAAGCAGGCACTTGGTGTCCCCAGCATGCCCGGCACCGCCACCTGCCGCTACGTTGTCATCTCCCGCTGCCGAAGCTTCCACCATGCGcag CACATCTGTGCCCGACGCTTCCACGGTCGCTTGGCCTCGATCCACGACTCCCGCACCAacaccttcctgctgctcctggcgcGCCAGCAGTGCAGGGCCGGCCAGGTCTGGATCGGTGCCGTCAGCCAGCCCGCT ATTCCAATCCCAAGCTGCCACTGGACGGACCATAGCCCCTGGAACTACAGCCGGTGGGTGCCGGGGCACCCCCTGCCCGGCCGCCGCTTCTGCACCGCCCTCTGCACCAACA ATGGGCTCTGGAGGAGTGTGCGCTGCAAGAGCCGGCTGCCCTTCATCTGCGAGATATGA